Genomic window (Pseudanabaena sp. FACHB-2040):
CCTTTAAAGCCAGCAGATCAGCATTCGACCTGAGCTTGCTAAGGGAAACTGCAGGCATGAGCAGGGCCATATCTCTGTTTGAATAGGTAGGATTTTGAGCTAAAAATTGCCTTAACTCAATCCTTAGAACAATTTGAATAGATAAATTTGATAGGAATATCCGGAAAACTTGGGAGCTCTACATCCAAGTCAGCTTGTCAGAACACGCTATTCTCTGTAATACCTCTTAATTTGATATGGTGTGAGAAGTAAAAGTTCAAATAACTTTGCTCTGAGAAGTTAAGCGACCAGCCGAACTCATCCGCAAAGAATGCCTCTTCGGTTTTCGCGGTCAGTCAAGCAACTTTTTAGTTACTACATTAAGACCGTTGCCTTATCGCTCAGTAAAGTTGTTGTCTGCTCGGAGGACTATAGCTGTGGAAATCAAACCTGAGGGCTCTCAAAACCTGCTTCAGATGCTCTTGAATTGGGGCTACTGGGTACTGCGGTTAATCGATCTCAGGCTGGCTATTGTGATTGGCTCCAGTGTATTTTTGCTTGCAGTAGGCCTAGACTCCTCAGCCAACTATGCAACCGCTGCAGACTTAAGGCAGGCCTCTATCCAAGCGCCCCCCGCTGCTTTTAACCAGGCTCAAGTTTTGAAACGGGTGCCGAAACAGGTACAGCCTGAGCCAGACTTAGAAGATGAAGCTAGCTATTTAGAATTTGATCCTGCGATCGCAAATCGTCTCAAGCACGGGGATTTGACTAGCGCCAGCCTGACCAGCAGTCGACTGACAAGAGCCCACTTTTTCACGGACTCTATCAACGTATCACCACATTAGGTTAGGGAAGAGAAGGGGATTAAAGATAGACTGCAGCAGAGGTCGGCAAAGTCAGGGTTTCTCGACCTGAGGATGTGACGCTCTTAGCAAACCCTTCGAGGGTTTAAAATAAAGAGTTGGCTCCTAGCATTTTTCTGCAGGAGCATGCTGTAGATTTCCGTTGGCACCCATATTTTTTGGGCAGGCTGTTCTGTCCATCCCTAATCTTACTTCTGAAGGACTTATGAAGGCACCTCTTCGCTTCCTCATGTGCTCTCCGCACCACTATGAGGTGGACTACGTTATTAATCCCTGGATGGAGGGTAATATCCACCGTTCCTCCCGTGAAGCGGCTCAGGAGCAGTGGGAGGGTCTCTATCAGGTCATTTCAACCCATGCAGCGGTTGATTTAGTTAAGCCCCAGCAGGGATGGCCCGATATGGTGTTTACGGCCAATGCCGGTCTCATTTTGGGAGATCAGGTGGTGCTGAGCCGTTTTCTTCACAAAGAGCGCCAAGGTGAAGAACCCCACTTCAAAGCCTGGTTTGAGGAACAGGGATGTACTGTTCACGAACTGCCTAAGGATTTGCCCTTTGAGGGGGCCGGAGATGCGCTGCTCGATCGAGAGGGCCGCTGGCTCTGGGCTGGCTACGGCTTTCGCACCGAGCTTGATTCCCATGCCCTAGTATCTCAGTGGTTGGACATTGAGGTGCTGTCGTTGCGGCTGATGGATGAGCGGTTTTACCACCTCGATACCTGCTTCTGCCCCCTGGCCGAGGGCTATTTGCTCTACTACCCTCCGGCCTTTGACGCTTACTCCAATCGCCTGATTGAGATGCGGGTACCGGCCCACAAGCGAATTGCCATCAGTGAAGCGGATGCTGTCAATTTTGCCTGTAATGCCGTTAACGTCGAGCAAATTGTCATCATGAATCAGGCCAGCGCCAGCTTAAAGCAGCGGTTGGCCGAGGCCGGTTTTCAGGTGCTTGAGACGCCGCTGACAGAATTTTTGAAGGCAGGAGGTGCCGCCAAGTGCCTGACGCTGCGCATTACTGAGCCAGTGCGCGACGACTTCCATGCTGAGGCAGCCATTGAGAGCCGCACTATTTCCCTGGAAGGGCACCTGCTCGATTCTGGTCTGATCAACCGGGCGCTAGATTTGATTGTGGAAGGAGGCGGCAGCTTCCAGGTGCTCAACTTTGAGCTGGGAGAACAGCGGCAGAGTACCTCTACGGCCAAGGTGCGGGTTTCGGCTCCAGATTCTGAGGTAATGGGCGAGATTATGGCCCAGCTTATTGATCTGGGTGCTGCAACGCTGCCCGAAGCCGTCCGAGATGCGGTGCTTACACCTATTTCCCAGGCCGGGGTGGCTCCCGACGACTTTTATAGCACAACTATTTACCCCACAGAAATTCGCGTAGGCGGCGAGTGGGTGCGGGTCAATAACCAGCGCATGGATGGCGTTATTGTTGTCGAGCAAACGGCTACTGAGCCAGTTGTCCACTGCAAGCTGCTGCGGGATCTGCAGGTGGGCGATCAGGTAGTCACTGGAGTTGACGGCATTCGCAGCGTGCGTAAGGCAACCAGCCGCGATCGCACGACCGTGACCGAAGAGTTTAGCTTCATGGGCTCTGGCGTCTCTAGCGAAAGACGGGTAGAGCTAATTGTGGAGCAGGTAGCCTGGGAATTGCGTAAGCTGCGCGATCAGGGCGGTAAGGTCGCCGTGGTGGCTGGCCCAGTGGTGATTCACACGGGCGGCGGTGAGCATTTGTCGCACCTAATTCGCGAAGGATACATTCAGGCGCTGCTGGGGGGAAATGCGATCGCAGTTCACGACATCGAGCAGGCCATGCTCGGCACCTCCCTCGGCGTTGATATGAACCAGGGCATCTCAGTGCGAGGCGGGCACCGTCACCACCTCAAGGCCATCAACACCATTCGCCGCTACGGCAGCATTGCCGGAGCCGTGGAACAGGGAGCGCTGACCCGGGGCATTTTCTACGAGTGCGTCAAACACGGAGTGCCCTTCTCCCTGGCCGGTTCAATTCGCGATGATGGCCCCTTGCCTGATACCGAAATGGATCTGCTCAAAGCCCAGGCTGACTATGCCCGCATGGTGCAGGGATCTGACATGATTCTGATGTTATCTACCATGCTGCACTCCATTGGCGTTGGCAATATGACCCCTGCCGGTGTGAAGATGGTCTGTGTAGACATTAACCCTGCTGTAGTGACTAAGCTAGCTGACCGGGGGTCACTGGAGTCTACGGGCGTCGTTACCGATGTGGGACTGTTTTTGAGCCTACTGGTGAAGCAGCTCGACCGGCTCAACAATCCTTATGCGGTCGTTTAAGGCAAGAGGCCACAACTTTCTGCCTTCCAAATAAAGCTGCACCGTGAAGCAAAAAGAGAGGGGCCAGTCAAATGACTGGCCCCTCTCCTTTTGCTAGTTTTTCTTGCTAAGGTTTGCAGGACAGCCGCCTACCCCAGCAGCTTAATGTTGGAAAAGCGAAACTCCTCATCAGCGGGCTGGTCGCCCTGGGTCACAATATGGCGACGAGACAAAATGTGGTAGTCGCCTACCTTTTCATAGTCGTCTTCAAACAAGCTAAGACCGCCTTTTTGCTCACCCGTTGTCGGGTCGTGGTAGACCGAGTCGTAGCGGTGGGACAGATACCCCTCGCCCGTATCATGGCTGCTAAAAGTGTTGATCGTGACAACCACACCATGAATGTGACGGTGAACCAGAGAAACCTCGTTGTTACGCAGCTGGTAGCGATCACCCTCGGACTTGCCGCCCATGAGAATTTCTACAGAGCCATCCTCCAGGGTTTTGCCGTAAGCAAAGGTGTTCTTGCCGTGGGTATCTTCAAAGTCCCGACGAACCCGGTGAATGGCAATTTCAAACAGCTGACCGTGAATTGCTTTTTGGGCCTCTTCATCGGTTATCGCAGTAACCTCTGGCTTGAGATCGGCACCGACTTTAATCTGGCCGCTGAAGACTTCCCCATTACGGGTATAGGTGACATCAGCGCTATACCCGGGAAACCCTTTAGTCCAGGTGTAGCGGTTTTCATAGGCAGCCCGAAACAGTTCTCGAGCTGAGACTTGGGTTCCAACCATGCAATTCTCCTGGTAACTTTCAAACCCTTAAGGCGGGCTGTTCTCTATTTCCAGGATACTGGGCGGCGAAGGCTTATTGGATCCATATGAGGTTTAAAAAGAAAAAACCTACCGGGGATAAGGGGGACATCGG
Coding sequences:
- a CDS encoding DUF3386 domain-containing protein; this translates as MVGTQVSARELFRAAYENRYTWTKGFPGYSADVTYTRNGEVFSGQIKVGADLKPEVTAITDEEAQKAIHGQLFEIAIHRVRRDFEDTHGKNTFAYGKTLEDGSVEILMGGKSEGDRYQLRNNEVSLVHRHIHGVVVTINTFSSHDTGEGYLSHRYDSVYHDPTTGEQKGGLSLFEDDYEKVGDYHILSRRHIVTQGDQPADEEFRFSNIKLLG
- a CDS encoding TIGR00300 family protein, producing MKAPLRFLMCSPHHYEVDYVINPWMEGNIHRSSREAAQEQWEGLYQVISTHAAVDLVKPQQGWPDMVFTANAGLILGDQVVLSRFLHKERQGEEPHFKAWFEEQGCTVHELPKDLPFEGAGDALLDREGRWLWAGYGFRTELDSHALVSQWLDIEVLSLRLMDERFYHLDTCFCPLAEGYLLYYPPAFDAYSNRLIEMRVPAHKRIAISEADAVNFACNAVNVEQIVIMNQASASLKQRLAEAGFQVLETPLTEFLKAGGAAKCLTLRITEPVRDDFHAEAAIESRTISLEGHLLDSGLINRALDLIVEGGGSFQVLNFELGEQRQSTSTAKVRVSAPDSEVMGEIMAQLIDLGAATLPEAVRDAVLTPISQAGVAPDDFYSTTIYPTEIRVGGEWVRVNNQRMDGVIVVEQTATEPVVHCKLLRDLQVGDQVVTGVDGIRSVRKATSRDRTTVTEEFSFMGSGVSSERRVELIVEQVAWELRKLRDQGGKVAVVAGPVVIHTGGGEHLSHLIREGYIQALLGGNAIAVHDIEQAMLGTSLGVDMNQGISVRGGHRHHLKAINTIRRYGSIAGAVEQGALTRGIFYECVKHGVPFSLAGSIRDDGPLPDTEMDLLKAQADYARMVQGSDMILMLSTMLHSIGVGNMTPAGVKMVCVDINPAVVTKLADRGSLESTGVVTDVGLFLSLLVKQLDRLNNPYAVV